The following proteins come from a genomic window of Metarhizium brunneum chromosome 2, complete sequence:
- the atrI_1 gene encoding ABC multidrug transporter atrI, which yields MDPATAGASKHQGDDAPELLIDGEAAQHAKGAAHKHSRGSIEDPTSAPIDSDSDDLEPITRRGTQAMMDDQDRSELVRIATVLSRRRSSIATHPIPTISLGDIDENAPVFNPEHRDFDLEKWLRRFMEQLGEEGISEKCVGVSYRNLDVFGSGEALQLQDTVGSMVAAPLKLGEFFSFNKKEHKQILHSFDGFLRPGELLIVLGRPGSGCSTLLKTICGELEGLNIGEQTKIHYSGIPQKQMIHEFKGETVYNQEVDKHFPHLTVGQTLEFAASVRTPQQRVQGMSRVEYCQYIAKVVMAVFGLSHTYNTKVGNDFVRGVSGGERKRVSIAEMVVAGSPFTAWDNSTRGLDSATALKFVQALRLASDLGHQANAVAIYQASQSIYDLFDKATVLYEGRQIYFGPANQAKRYFEKQGWFCPARQTTGDFLTSVTNPQERVAREGFENKVPRTPEDFERLWRQSPEYQALLQDIDAHNKEFLGERQGESIAQFREQKNLRQSNHVRPKSPYIISVWMQIKLCTKRAYQRIWNDISATATQAISNVIMALIVGSIFFGQPDATISFYGRGSVLFMAILMNALTSISEITGLYDQRPIVEKHASYAFYHPAAEAAAGIVADIPVKFVTAVAFNLVLYFLADLRRQPGPFFLYFLITYISTFVMSAVFRTMAAATKTVSQAMTLSGVLVLALVIYTGFAIPVPLMHPWFSWIRWINPVFYAFEILVANEFHNRQFTCSSIVPPYSPNIGNSWVCNVAGAVPGQYTVSGDAFIATNYEYYYSHVWRNFGILIGFLVFFLITYFITVELNSATTSTAEALVFRRGHVPAYLQKGSKHAVQNDEAPTTADEKTANGDGKTEVKALAPHTDIFTWRDVVYDIEIKGEPRRLLDHVSGWVKPGTLTALMGVSGAGKTTLLDALAQRTTMGVITGDMLVNGKPLDPSFQRNTGYVQQQDLHLETATVRESLRFSAMLRQPKSVSKKEKYEFVEEVIKMLKMEDFANAVVGVPGQGLNVEQRKLLTIGVELAAKPKLLLFLDEPTSGLDSQSSWAICAFLRKLADSGQAILCTIHQPSAVLFQAFDRLLFLAKGGKTVYFGNIGDNSRTLLDYFEVNGGRKCGDDENPAEYMLEIVNKGQNNKGEDWHEVWHASPQREAVMQEMETLHRDKQQEPRAEGETVKHTEFAMPLATQIQVVTRRIFQQYWRMPSYIFAKFALGIFAGLFIGFTFFDAPPTMGGTQNVIFNTFMLTTIFSSIVQQIQPLFVTQRSLYEVRERPSKAYSWVAFIFANIIVEIPYQIFTAILIWAASYYPVIGIQSSARQGLVLAFVIQLFIYASAFAHMTIVAMPDAHTAGSIVNVLAIMSIIFSGVLQTATALPGFWIFMYRISPFTYWIGGIVGTELHGRQITCSTSEANIFNPPQGMTCGQYLQPLLEQAPGTLQNPDATSECRYCGVSNADQLLAGSDIFWSERFRNFGIMWAYIAFNISMAVLLYYLFRVKRWHK from the exons ATGGATCCCGCAACGGCTGGAGCTTCCAAGCACCAAGGCGATGATGCTCCAGAGCTTCTCATTGACGGTGAAGCTGCTCAGCATGCAAAGGGCGCCGCACACAAACACAGCAGAGGCTCCATTGAGGATCCTACATCTGCGCCTATAGACTCCGATTCTGACGATCTCGAACCCATCACTCGACGCGGAACTCAAGCGATGATGGACGACCAAGACAGATCTGAGTTGGTACGAATTGCTACAGTCCTCTCTCGTCGCCGTTCTAGCATAGCGACCCATCCCATTCCGACTATCTCCCTTGGCGATATCGATGAAAACGCCCCCGTTTTCAATCCCGAGCATCGAGACTTTGACCTTGAGAAATGGCTTCGCCGGTTCATGGAGCAACTCGGTGAAGAAGGTATTTCCGAGAAGTGTGTGGGTGTCTCGTATCGAAAcctcgacgtctttggcTCTGGGGAGGCTTTGCAACTTCAAGACACTGTTGGATCCATGGTTGCAGCCCCGTTAAAGCTTGGAGAGTTTTTTAGCTTCAATAAGAAGGAGCACAAGCAGATTTTGCACAGCTTTGACGGGTTTTTGCGGCCTGGAGAGCTATTGATCGTGCTAGGTCGTCCAGGGTCTGGCTGCAGTACTCTACTGAAGACAATTTGCGGTGAATTGGAGGGCCTCAACATTGGCGAGCAAACCAAGATCCACTACAGCGGTATTCCGCAGAAGCAGATGATTCATGAATTCAAGGGAGAAACTGTCTACAACCAGGAG GTTGACAAACACTTCCCCCATCTAACTGTTGGCCAAACTCTTGAATTTGCGGCTTCAGTCCGTACTCCCCAGCAACGTGTTCAAGGAATGTCTCGTGTCGAGTATTGCCAATATATTGCAAAGGTCGTCATGGCTGTTTTTGGTCTCAgccatacatacaatacCAAAGTCGGAAATGACTTTGTTCGAGGTGTCTCTGGCGGTGAGCGAAAGCGAGTCAGCATCGCTGAAATGGTGGTGGCCGGCTCGCCTTTCACTGCGTGGGATAACAG CACTCGCGGTCTCGACTCGGCTACTGCCCTGAAGTTTGTTCAGGCACTGCGACTGGCTTCTGACCTTGGCCACCAAGCTAATGCCGTTGCCATATACCAAGCAAGCCAGTCTATCTATGACCTGTTTGACAAGGCAACCGTCCTTTATGAAGGTCGTCAGATCTATTTTGGACCTGCCAATCAGGCCAAGCGCTACTTTGAAAAGCAAGGATGGTTCTGCCCTGCGCGTCAGACCACTGGCGACTTCCTCACCTCCGTCACAAACCCTCAGGAGCGAGTGGCTCGCGAAGGCTTTGAAAACAAAGTTCCCCGCACTCCCGAGGACTTTGAGCGGCTCTGGCGCCAATCCCCTGAGTATCAAGCCCTTCTTCAAGACATCGATGCCCACAACAAGGAATTTCTGGGTGAGAGACAAGGCGAGAGCATCGCTCAGTTCAGGGAACAAAAGAACTTGCGACAGTCAAACCATGTCCGCCCCAAATCGCCCTATATCATCAGTGTCTGGATGCAGATCAAGCTTTGTACCAAAAGAGCTTACCAAAGAATCTGGAACGACATATCCGCAACTGCAACTCAGGCTATATCAAATGTTATTATGGCACTCATAGTTGGTTCAATCTTCTTTGGTCAACCTGATGCTACCATCAGTTTCTATGGCCGTGGCTCTGTTCTATTCATGGCTATCCTTATGAACGCTCTGACATCGATCTCTGAGATCACTGGCCTATATGATCAGCGGCCGATTGTGGAAAAACACGCCTCATATGCATTCTATCACCCTGCCGCCGAAGCAGCGGCAGGGATAGTTGCCGATATTCCTGTCAAGTTTGTCACTGCAGTTGCCTTCAATCTTGTGTTGTACTTCTTGGCAGATCTGCGCCGTCAACCTGGCCCGTTCTTCTTGTATTTCCTGATCACCTACATCTCTACCTTCGTCATGTCTGCTGTATTTCGAACCATGGCCGCTGCTACGAAGACGGTTTCACAGGCCATGACATTGTCTGGTGTCTTGGTTCTGGCACTGGTTATTTACACCGGCTTCGCTATCCCGGTACCCCTGATGCATCCCTGGTTTAGCTGGATCCGATGGATCAACCCGGTTTTCTATGCCTTTGAGATTCTGGTAGCCAACGAATTCCACAACCGCCAATTCACTTGCTCCAGCATTGTGCCACCATACTCACCAAACATTGGCAATTCTTGGGTATGCAATGTAGCTGGTGCTGTACCTGGTCAGTACACTGTAAGTGGCGATGCCTTCATTGCCACAAATTAcgagtactactactcgCATGTATGGCGAAACTTTGGCATCCTAATAGGGTTCTTGGTATTTTTCTTAATCACTTACTTCATCACCGTGGAACTGAACTCAGCAACCACCAGTACCGCCGAGGCGCTCGTCTTTCGCCGTGGCCACGTTCCAGCCTACCTTCAGAAGGGTAGCAAGCACGCTGTTCAGAATGATGAAGCCCCGACAACTGCTGATGAGAAGACTGCGAATGGCGATGGCAAGACTGAGGTGAAGGCACTCGCGCCACACACTGATATCTTTACCTGGCGTGACGTGGTGTACGATATCGAGATTAAGGGAGAACCTCGACGGCTTTTGGATCATGTTTCTGGTTGGGTTAAACCTGGCACGCTCACTGCCCTTATGGGAGTTAGTGGCGCGGGTAAGACTACCCTGCTAGACGCTCTCGCTCAACGAACAACGATGGGAGTCATCACCGGTGATATGCTGGTCAATGGTAAGCCGCTCGACCCTAGCTTTCAAAGAAATACCGGTTATGTGCAGCAACAAGACTTGCATCTTGAAACTGCCACCGTTCGCGAAAGTCTAAGATTTAGCGCCATGCTTCGCCAGCCTAAGTCAGTAAGCAAGAAGGAGAAGTACGAGTTTGTTGAAGAGGTTATCAAAATGCTTAAAATGGAGGACTTTGCCAatgctgttgttggtgttCCAGGTCAAGGATTGAACGTCGAGCAGCGCAAGCTTCTCACTATTGGTGTCGAACTGGCCGCTAAACCtaagcttcttcttttcctcgaTGAGCCAACATCTGGCCTTGACTCGCAAAGTTCTTGGGCTATTTGTGCTTTCCTTCGCAAGCTTGCAGACTCTGGCCAGGCTATTTTGTGTACCATTCATCAGCCGAGCGCCGTCTTGTTTCAGGCATTTGATCGTTTATTATTCCTGGCTAAGGGCGGGAAAACTGTGTACTTTGGGAACATTGGTGACAACTCACGGACTCTTCTTGACTACTTTGAGGTCAATGGTGGTCGAAAGTgtggtgatgacgagaaTCCTGCAGAATACATGCTCGAGATTGTGAACAAGGGGCAGAACAACAAGGGAGAAGATTGGCACGAGGTATGGCACGCTAGCCCTCAACGAGAGGCCGTCATGCAGGAAATGGAAACTCTTCATCGCgataagcaacaagaaccTCGAGCCGAAGGCGAGACAGTCAAACACACAGAGTTCGCCATGCCTTTGGCAACTCAGATCCAGGTTGTTACGCGTCGCATCTTCCAGCAATACTGGAGAATGCCGAGCTACAtctttgccaagtttgcccTGGGTATCTTTGCTGGTCTCTTCATCGGTTTCACTTTCTTTGACGCCCCTCCCACCATGGGTGGCACACAAAACGTCATCTTCAATACTTTTATGCTTACAACCATATTCTCATCAATTGTGCAACAG ATTCAACCCCTATTCGTTACGCAACGGTCTCTGTACGAAGTCCGTGAACGCCCCAGCAAAGCGTACTCCTGGGTTGCGTTCATTTTTGCGAACATTATCGTCGAGATTCCGTACCAAATATTTACGGCCATCCTGATTTGGGCTGCTTCATACTACCCAGTTATCGGCATCCAGAGCTCCGCCAGACAAGGCCTGGTTTTGGCATTTGTCATCCAGCTGTTTATCTACGCCAGTGCCTTTGCGCATATGACCATTGTTGCCATGCCTGATGCCCATACCGCGGGAAGCATTGTCAATGTTCTTGCCATCATGAGTATTATTTTCAGTGGTGTATTGCAGACTGCAACAGCCCTGCCCGGATTTTG GATCTTTATGTATCGTATTAGTCCCTTCACCTACTGGATCGGCGGTATTGTTGGTACTGAGCTTCACGGTCGCCAAATTACCTGCTCAACGAGTGAGGCAAACATTTTCAACCCTCCACAAGGCATGACTTGTGGACAGTATCTGCAGCCTCTTCTCGAGCAAGCACCTGGTACTCTACAGAACCCGGATGCTACATCAGAGTGCCGGTATTGCGGCGTCAGCAATGCCGACCAACTGCTGGCCGGCTCAGATATTTTCTGGAGCGAAAGGTTCCGCAATTTTGGAATTATGTGGGCATATATCGCATTTAATATCTCCATGGCGGTCTTGCTATACTATCTCTTCCGTGTTAAGAGGTGGCACAAATGA